The following are encoded together in the Salvia hispanica cultivar TCC Black 2014 chromosome 6, UniMelb_Shisp_WGS_1.0, whole genome shotgun sequence genome:
- the LOC125196966 gene encoding stemmadenine O-acetyltransferase-like isoform X1 has protein sequence MEIETKPIWKGTIKPSSPTPKSLQKYQLSFLDQRAFTTFIPFVYFYTSNPKFSDSLKSKQLKKSLSEVLSIYYPLAGRIVANLYVDCNDAGVPFSEAQADCDVSQFITNPNPKNLEKFLPRGDFKDHCLAVHVTYFRCGGLAVGMLLSHKVADGLSLHLFVSNWSNVARNGGSGNVPLPKFDAAYAPPLDSISLRPAPTGFVEEEVARKILTFPAAEIAAIQERYTDGGHRPSRVEALRAFIWARYSSIRSDPSKMCIVYNSINLRSRGDPPLSRYHFGNVVFVSGVVAAAGDGVAKLMWNVREASKALDAGYVGGLKKRETQLEEIRDQVEASKVEERFLFSNVCGFPLYEADFGWGEPDRVRFVGLPYKNMAFFMDTKSGDGIEVLLQLSEQDMEKFLAHSMLKSNL, from the exons ATGGAGATTGAAACAAAGCCAATTTGGAAGGGAACCATCAAACCATCTTCTCCAACCCCAAAATCACTCCAAAAATACCAACTCTCATTTCTCGATCAACGTGCATTCACAACATTCATTCCCTTCGTCTACTTTTACAcatcaaatccaaaattctccGATTCCTTAAAATCAAAGCAGCTGAAAAAATCCCTATCGGAGGTCCTCTCCATATACTACCCCCTTGCCGGCCGCATCGTCGCGAACCTCTACGTCGACTGCAACGACGCCGGCGTGCCCTTTTCCGAAGCCCAAGCAGACTGCGACGTCTCGCAATTCATCACCAATCcaaaccctaaaaatttggaaaaatttcTACCTCGCGGTGACTTCAAAGATCATTGCCTGGCAGTCCACGTCACCTATTTCCGCTGCGGCGGCCTCGCCGTTGGGATGCTCCTCTCGCACAAGGTCGCCGACGGATTATCTCTCCACTTGTTCGTCAGCAACTGGTCCAACGTCGCCAGAAACGGTGGCAGCGGTAACGTACCGCTCCCGAAATTCGACGCGGCCTATGCTCCGCCGCTTGACAGCATCAGTCTCCGGCCCGCGCCGACAGGATTCGTTGAGGAAGAGGTCGCCAGAAAAATCCTCACGTTCCCAGCAGCGGAGATCGCCGCCATCCAGGAAAG GTACACTGATGGGGGGCATCGTCCGAGCCGGGTGGAGGCTCTGCGGGCTTTTATATGGGCCCGGTACTCGAGCATAAGATCCGACCCAAGTAAGATGTGCATTGTGTATAATTCGATTAACCTACGGAGCCGGGGTGACCCGCCGCTGTCCAGATACCACTTCGGTAACGTTGTTTTTGTTTCCGGGGTGGTGGCGGCAGCCGGGGATGGAGTGGCGAAGCTTATGTGGAATGTGCGGGAGGCCTCGAAGGCGCTGGACGCCGGCTATGTTGGTGGGCTGAAAAAGAGGGAAACGCAGTTGGAAGAGATAAGAGATCAGGTTGAAGCTAGTAAAGTGGAGGAGAGATTTCTGTTTTCGAATGTGTGCGGGTTTCCTTTGTACGAAGCGGATTTCGGGTGGGGAGAACCCGACCGGGTCAGGTTTGTCGGGCTGCCCTACAAGAATATGGCATTTTTTATGGATACAAAGAGTGGGGATGGAATAGAGGTATTGCTCCAGTTGAGTGAACAAGATATGGAAAAATTCCTAGCTCATTCAATGTTAAAGAGTAATTTGTAA
- the LOC125196966 gene encoding vinorine synthase-like isoform X2 yields the protein MEIETKPIWKGTIKPSSPTPKSLQKYQLSFLDQRAFTTFIPFVYFYTSNPKFSDSLKSKQLKKSLSEVLSIYYPLAGRIVANLYVDCNDAGVPFSEAQADCDVSQFITNPNPKNLEKFLPRGDFKDHCLAVHVTYFRCGGLAVGMLLSHKVADGLSLHLFVSNWSNVARNGGSGNVPLPKFDAAYAPPLDSISLRPAPTGFVEEEVARKILTFPAAEIAAIQERYTDGGHRPSRVEALRAFIWARYSSIRSDPTGDGVAKLMWNVREASKALDAGYVGGLKKRETQLEEIRDQVEASKVEERFLFSNVCGFPLYEADFGWGEPDRVRFVGLPYKNMAFFMDTKSGDGIEVLLQLSEQDMEKFLAHSMLKSNL from the exons ATGGAGATTGAAACAAAGCCAATTTGGAAGGGAACCATCAAACCATCTTCTCCAACCCCAAAATCACTCCAAAAATACCAACTCTCATTTCTCGATCAACGTGCATTCACAACATTCATTCCCTTCGTCTACTTTTACAcatcaaatccaaaattctccGATTCCTTAAAATCAAAGCAGCTGAAAAAATCCCTATCGGAGGTCCTCTCCATATACTACCCCCTTGCCGGCCGCATCGTCGCGAACCTCTACGTCGACTGCAACGACGCCGGCGTGCCCTTTTCCGAAGCCCAAGCAGACTGCGACGTCTCGCAATTCATCACCAATCcaaaccctaaaaatttggaaaaatttcTACCTCGCGGTGACTTCAAAGATCATTGCCTGGCAGTCCACGTCACCTATTTCCGCTGCGGCGGCCTCGCCGTTGGGATGCTCCTCTCGCACAAGGTCGCCGACGGATTATCTCTCCACTTGTTCGTCAGCAACTGGTCCAACGTCGCCAGAAACGGTGGCAGCGGTAACGTACCGCTCCCGAAATTCGACGCGGCCTATGCTCCGCCGCTTGACAGCATCAGTCTCCGGCCCGCGCCGACAGGATTCGTTGAGGAAGAGGTCGCCAGAAAAATCCTCACGTTCCCAGCAGCGGAGATCGCCGCCATCCAGGAAAG GTACACTGATGGGGGGCATCGTCCGAGCCGGGTGGAGGCTCTGCGGGCTTTTATATGGGCCCGGTACTCGAGCATAAGATCCGACCCAA CCGGGGATGGAGTGGCGAAGCTTATGTGGAATGTGCGGGAGGCCTCGAAGGCGCTGGACGCCGGCTATGTTGGTGGGCTGAAAAAGAGGGAAACGCAGTTGGAAGAGATAAGAGATCAGGTTGAAGCTAGTAAAGTGGAGGAGAGATTTCTGTTTTCGAATGTGTGCGGGTTTCCTTTGTACGAAGCGGATTTCGGGTGGGGAGAACCCGACCGGGTCAGGTTTGTCGGGCTGCCCTACAAGAATATGGCATTTTTTATGGATACAAAGAGTGGGGATGGAATAGAGGTATTGCTCCAGTTGAGTGAACAAGATATGGAAAAATTCCTAGCTCATTCAATGTTAAAGAGTAATTTGTAA
- the LOC125197220 gene encoding probable indole-3-pyruvate monooxygenase YUCCA5, protein MRHQHHHDHDHEEEEEELFTGGRRCILVNGPLIVGAGPSGLAVGAGLRREGVPFLILERANCIASLWQRKTYDRLNLHLPKHFCQLPYIPFPADFPEYPTKRHFIDYLEAYAQHFAISPMFDETVESAKYDQACGLWRVRSANVDGSTTDYLCRWLVVATGENAEKVVPEFEGLDGFSGEVVHACDYKSGKGFSGKKVLVVGCGNSGMEVSLDLSNHRALPSMVVRSSIHVLPKDVFGVSTFELAGLMTKWLPLWVADKILVAAARLILGDTERYGLKRPAMGPLQLKHTEGKTPVLDIGALARIRSGDIKVVCGINKFLEEGVELVNGQILCVDSVIMATGYSSNVPTWLQESEFFTKDGFPRSPFPNGWKGKDGLYAVGFTRRGLSGASADAVRVAQDIAEIWNQEIKHKSHAVGVACNRR, encoded by the exons ATGAGGCATCAGCATCATCATGATCATGATCatgaggaggaagaggaggagctGTTCACGGGCGGGCGGCGCTGCATACTCGTGAACGGCCCCCTCATCGTTGGAGCGGGCCCCTCGGGGCTAGCAGTCGGGGCAGGCCTAAGGCGAGAAGGCGTCCCCTTCCTCATCCTCGAGCGAGCCAACTGCATTGCCTCGCTGTGGCAGAGAAAGACATACGACCGCCTCAATCTCCACCTCCCCAAGCACTTCTGCCAGCTCCCTTACATCCCCTTCCCGGCCGACTTCCCCGAATATCCCACCAAGCGCCACTTCATCGACTACCTCGAGGCCTACGCCCAACACTTTGCCATATCTCCGATGTTCGATGAGACTGTCGAGTCCGCCAAGTATGACCAAGCATGCGGGCTTTGGCGCGTCCGGAGCGCCAACGTGGACGGCTCCACCACTGATTATTTATGCCGGTGGCTTGTAGTGGCCACGGGGGAGAATGCGGAGAAGGTGGTGCCGGAGTTTGAAGGGCTGGATGGCTTCTCCGGAGAGGTGGTGCATGCCTGTGATTACAAGTCCGGGAAGGGGTTTTCCGGGAAGAAGGTTTTGGTTGTTGGTTGTGGGAACTCCGGCATGGAAGTCTCTCTTGATCTCTCCAATCATCGCGCTCTTCCATCCATGGTCGTCCGCAGCTCT ATACATGTGTTGCCAAAGGATGTGTTTGGGGTGTCGACATTTGAGCTAGCGGGTCTGATGACGAAGTGGCTGCCGCTGTGGGTGGCGGACAAGATACTGGTGGCGGCTGCGCGGCTGATTCTTGGGGACACGGAGAGGTATGGGCTGAAGAGGCCGGCGATGGGGCCGTTGCAGCTGAAGCATACAGAGGGGAAGACCCCTGTTCTTGACATAGGTGCACTCGCAAGGATAAGGTCAGGAGACATCAAGGTGGTTTGTGGGATCAACAAGTTTTTGGAGGAAGGTGTTGAGCTTGTTAATGGACAGATTCTTTGTGTTGATTCTGTCATCATGGCTACTGGATACTCTAGCAATGTGCCCACATGGTTACAG GAAAGTGAGTTCTTTACAAAGGATGGTTTTCCAAGATCACCATTTCCAAATGGTTGGAAGGGCAAAGATGGGCTTTATGCAGTTGGTTTTACAAGGAGAGGGCTCTCGGGTGCATCGGCCGACGCGGTCCGAGTTGCGCAGGACATAGCTGAGATTTGGAATCAAGAAATCAAGCACAAGAGCCATGCAGTGGGAGTGGCCTGCAATAGAAGATGA
- the LOC125197219 gene encoding 7-hydroxymethyl chlorophyll a reductase, chloroplastic, with protein sequence MAAGILHHNPFSLSIVSHSSTEGTTSNSPKLRGDWRQKSRPIPPGGTYPAKDHCSRCGLCDTYYIAHVKNACAFLGDGMSRIEVLEPKVHGRGRKIDSLDETYMGVYEDLLYARKKQPVEGAQWTGIVTTIAMEMLRTGMVEAVVCVQSDPEDRFTPRPVLARTPEEVLAAKGVKPTLSPNLDTLALVEAAGVKRLLFCGVGCQVQALRSVEHHLNLEKLYVLGTNCVDNGTREGLDKFLKAASTEPETVLHYEFMQDYKVHLKHLDGHIEEVPYFSLPANELTDVIAPSCYSCFDYTNGLADLVVGYMGVPKYARVSMTQHPQYVTVRNERGKEMLNLVKDLLEITPTISSGNRRPFVTETVKADDNAKLGKGPSQPAPKLVGDLIAFILNLVGPKGLEFARYSLDYHTIRNYLHVNRAWGKERAEKHMPSYAKKLVSMYNQNGEIDQMLSNK encoded by the exons ATGGCTGCCGGAATCCTCCACCATAATCCCTTCTCCCTCTCCATAGTTTCACACTCTTCTACAg AAGGTACAACCTCCAACTCTCCCAAGCTGAGAGGCGATTGGAGGCAAAAATCTAGACCAATTCCCCCTGGTGGGACCTACCCCGCCAAGGATCATTGCAG CCGCTGCGGGCTATGCGATACGTACTACATTGCCCATGTGAAGAACGCTTGTGCTTTTCTTGGAGATGGCATGTCTAGAATCGAA GTTCTCGAACCAAAGGTCCATGGCCGAGGCAGGAAAATTGATTCACTGGATGAGACTTATATGGGTGTTTATGAGGATCTACTATATGCTCGCAAAAAACAACCTGTAGAGG GGGCCCAGTGGACGGGCATAGTGACCACAATTGCTATGGAAATGCTCAGAACTGGCATGGTCGAAGCTGTTGTATGTGTGCAGAG TGATCCAGAAGATAGATTTACTCCTAGACCTGTATTGGCAAG GACTCCAGAGGAAGTGCTTGCTGCCAAAGGAGTTAAACCAACTCTCTCTCCTAATCTTGATACTCTTGCACTAGTTGAG GCTGCTGGTGTAAAACGTCTACTTTTCTGTGGTGTTGGCTGCCAAGTGCAAG CCTTAAGATCAGTGGAGCATCATCTGAATCTGGAAAAGCTTTATGTTCTAGGAACTAATTGCG tgGATAATGGAACCCGAGAAGGCTTAGACAAATTTCTGAAGGCTGCTAGCACTGAACCCGAAACTGTACTTCATTATGAATTTATGCAAGATTACAAG GTTCACTTGAAGCATTTAGACGGTCATATTGAAGAG GTCCCATATTTCTCTCTCCCAGCCAATGAGTTAACGGATGTGATTGCTCCTTCTTGCTACAG TTGTTTTGACTACACAAATGGTTTAGCG GATTTGGTAGTAGGTTACATGGGCGTACCCAAATATGCCAGAGTTAGCATGACACAACATCCACAATACGTCACTGTTAG AAACGAACGTGGAAAGGAGATGCTAAATTTGGTGAAAGATCTTCTGGAAATCACCCCCACAATTAGTTCG GGTAACAGACGTCCATTCGTAACTGAAACTGTGAAAGCTGATGATAATGCTAAGTTAG GCAAAGGTCCATCTCAGCCTGCTCCAAAACTTGTCGGTGACCTAATAGCGTTTATCTTGAACCTG GTTGGCCCTAAAGGTCTTGAATTTGCTCGCTATTCGCTGGACTACCACACCATCAGAAACTACCTTCATGTCAATCGAGCATGGGGAAAAGAAAG AGCCGAGAAGCACATGCCGTCGTATGCAAAGAAACTAGTGTCCATGTACAACCAGAACGGAGAAATCGATCAGATGCTATCGAATAAGTGA
- the LOC125194109 gene encoding protein BLISTER, giving the protein MASAQVLKKQEHLEAGKKKLEEFRRKRAAKKASSTNVINEKQPPETENVRATESNGVGTSDTISEGRPETSNDVPKIADKEYDNPRQNDFVSFSDKNATSFLLDRNNDVNASDFMHSYSNNEGYRDHASSVHLEQYQSPEDKFQSRKDEYGTSVEIASGLGKNNLLANKVSSAEENHASSYLTSDGLDKYPSNDIHRPEKDAPLVNSSTSSIYTANFKLKNFVSSLGNSRDEDFKLTMPSFIEPQHSSSNISDPAIGLKEKFSVFSGMEGKKFGSAFNHSESTNNSSLWTSDNKSDYNSETLSSSNRGPPSPPASGRRTRPSFLDSIQISTGPSSSPPLFGTEKDDISSSKVYPVDGLASSVPNRFTNTPFSSGDGVGLFNITEQKHDFFSQKQNEDFAALEQHIEDLTQEKFSLQRALEASRALAESLASENSALTDSFNQQGTIVNQLKFDLERLQEEIKAQLVELEAVKMEYSNVLLECNAADERAKLLASEVIALEEKALRLRSNELKLERELENSQAEIYSYRKRMSSLEKDRQDLQSTIDALQEEKKLLQSKLWKASSTSSDSRKTSTPKTDVSTSTEDLDTNTTTESAVSVSGTVGIGDEGPRSQFSPENVYLNLESLPVAFPSDQIRMIQNINTLIVELSIEKDQLMQALSAESSQSSKLLELNKELTRKLEAQTQRLELLMAQSMANDNNQPRHQNIQTVPVSITYADEGDEVVERVLGWIMKLFPGGPSRRRPVDQKRAKGKY; this is encoded by the exons ATGGCGTCGGCGCAGGTATTGAAGAAGCAAGAGCATTTGGAAGCTGGAAAGAAGAAG CTAGAGGAGTTTCGTCGAAAGAGAGCTGCAAAGAAAGCTTCCTCTACTAAtgttataaatgaaaaacaacCTCCAGAAACAGAAAATGTACGCGCCACCGAATCTAATGGAGTGGGTACTTCAGATACGATTTCTGAAGGTCGACCGGAGACGTCAAATGATGTTCCTAAGATTGCTGACAAGGAATATGATAATCCTAGACaaaatgattttgtttcttttagtGATAAGAATGCAACGTCCTTTCTTTTAGACAGAAACAATGACGTAAATGCATCTGACTTCATGCATTCTTACTCAAATAATGAAGGGTACAGAGATCATGCTTCCTCCGTCCATTTGGAACAATATCAAAGCCCTGAAGATAAATTTCAGAGCAGGAAGGATGAATATGGAACATCAGTTGAAATTGCTTCTGGGCTTGGTAAAAACAATCTTTTGGCTAACAAGGTATCGTCTGCTGAGGAAAACCATGCTTCCAGTTACCTTACTTCTGATGGATTAGATAAGTACCCATCAAATGACATTCATCGTCCAGAGAAGGATGCCCCGCTTGTTAATTCAAGTACGTCATCTATTTATACCGCCAATTTTAAGCTGAAAAATTTCGTCAGCTCTCTTGGTAATAGCAGAGATGAGGATTTCAAACTTACCATGCCATCTTTCATAG AGCCTCAGCATTCTTCCTCAAATATAAGCGACCCGGCAATCGGACTTAAAGAGAAGTTCTCTGTGTTTTCTGGTATGGAAGGGAAGAAATTTGGCAGTGCTTTTAATCATTCAGAGAGTACAAACAATTCTTCTTTGTGGACCTCTGATAATAAATCTGATTACAACTCCGAGACACTGAGCTCATCAAATCGTGGACCCCCATCTCCACCCGCATCTGGGAGAAGAACCCGTCCATCTTTTCTCGATTCCATTCAGATCTCAACAGGCCCTTCATCATCTCCTCCTCTCTTTGGCACAGAAAAAGATGATATATCGAGTTCCAAAGTTTACCCAGTGGATGGTTTGGCATCATCAGTTCCAAATAGATTCACTAACACTCCATTTTCATCTGGGGATGGCGTTGGCTTATTTAATATCACAGAACAGAAACATGACTTCTTTTCCCAGAAGCAGAATGAAGACTTTGCTGCTTTAGAACAG CATATCGAAGATTTGACACAAGAGAAATTCTCGTTGCAACGTGCTCTTGAAGCTTCACGGGCATTGGCAGAGTCTTTGGCTTCTGAAAATTCAGCTTTAACAGATAGCTTTAATCAACAG GGAACAATTGTCAACCAGCTTAAGTTTGACCTTGAAAGGTTGCAGGAAGAAATCAAAGCCCAACTG GTGGAACTTGAGGCTGTAAAAATGGAATATTCTAATGTCCTGCTGGAATGTAATGCTGCTGATGAACGCGCAAAACTATTGGCTTCTGAAGTAATTGCACTGGAAGAAAAG GCATTGCGCTTGAGGTCCAATGAGTTGAAACTAGAGAGGGAGTTGGAGAACTCCCAAGCAGAGATTTATTCTTACAG GAAGAGAATGTCAAGCCTTGAGAAAGACCGTCAAGATCTTCAATCTACTATAGATGCCTTACAAGAAG AGAAAAAGCTGCTACAATCCAAATTATGGAAAGCTTCATCAACATCAAGCGACTCGCGCAAGACTTCAACCCCTAAAACAGATGTATCAACTTCCACGGAGGATCTTG ATACCAATACAACCACGGAGTCTGCAGTCTCGGTTTCTGGTACTGTCGGGATTGGGGATGAGGGCCCTCGTTCTCAGTTTTCCCCTGAAAACGTATACCTCAATCTTGAAAGTCTACCTGTGGCATTTCCCTCTGATCAAATAAGAATGattcaaaatatcaatacattaATTGTGGAG TTGTCAATTGAGAAGGATCAGTTAATGCAAGCCTTGTCAGCAGAATCATCTCAAAGCTCTAAACTTCTG GAATTGAACAAGGAGTTGACCCGAAAGCTTGAAGCTCAGACACAAAGATTAGAGCTCTTAATGGCTCAAAGTATGGCAAATGATAATAACCAACCGAGACATCAGAATATACAGACTGTGCCTGTAAGCATAACGTATGCTGATGAAGGAGATGAG GTAGTTGAAAGGGTTTTGGGCTGGATCATGAAGCTCTTCCCTGGTGGGCCATCAAGACGGCGACCAG TTGATCAGAAAAGGGCGAAAGGAAAATATTAG